A part of Campylobacter concisus genomic DNA contains:
- a CDS encoding cytochrome c3 family protein encodes MAEVKKKFFVWSSVIIGIVIGLIASMGIADALHATGSGYICTICHTMDPMNAAYHEDVHGGNNKLGIKAECSACHLNHTSAYTYVLTKLKVSINDGYKTFFTDTDKIDWRKKREHASHFVYDSGCLTCHSNLKNVIQAGKSFLPHRDYFVLGNPNKKSCVDCHEHVGHKNLGLQIDKFEAIKKQENNKTK; translated from the coding sequence TTGGCTGAAGTTAAGAAGAAATTTTTTGTTTGGTCATCTGTGATAATAGGCATCGTAATCGGCCTTATCGCTTCTATGGGCATAGCTGATGCACTTCACGCGACTGGTAGCGGCTACATCTGTACCATTTGTCACACGATGGATCCTATGAATGCTGCATATCATGAAGATGTACACGGCGGCAATAACAAGCTTGGCATAAAAGCTGAATGTTCAGCCTGTCACCTAAATCATACAAGTGCCTATACCTATGTACTTACAAAACTTAAAGTATCTATAAATGACGGTTATAAGACATTTTTTACAGATACTGACAAGATCGACTGGCGTAAAAAACGCGAGCATGCATCTCACTTTGTCTATGATAGTGGGTGTTTAACTTGTCACTCAAATTTAAAAAATGTTATTCAAGCTGGTAAATCATTCTTGCCACATAGAGATTATTTCGTTCTTGGAAATCCTAATAAAAAATCATGTGTTGACTGCCACGAGCATGTTGGTCACAAGAATTTAGGACTACAAATCGATAAATTTGAAGCAATTAAAAAACAAGAAAACAATAAAACCAAGTAA
- a CDS encoding multiheme c-type cytochrome: MFKKSLMLLACLMSFGFAANMDANKSDALNLNVVKNIKVAHKMSDLSKSCVECHAKETPGIVADWKNSRHAHVGVSCMDCHSVNADNPMASVKVHPKDSNNHVSMLVSPKTCAKCHENEVEESVKSGHARGAMQMYANPAMVKLMYHYEGMDHPEYKMAPDATGCTQCHGTVIKLDADHKPTKETWPNYGIGNVYPDGGVGNCKSCHSAHTFSIAEARKPAACASCHLGPDHPDIEIFNNSMHGHIYNSEAHKWNFDAAPDTWDVPDFRAPTCAACHMSGVGETTTTHNVSRRLKWNLWGISSKLRTAGDEQAAVVYEKTGKLTIGTPLAGHPNGPEAARAEMKLVCKVCHTSTHTDNFFIMGDKQVELYNVYSAEATKMLEELKAKNLLLEDAWSDEFQDVYYHMWHHEGRRMRQGALMGGPDYSHWHGVFEVKNDIRKLRKIYKERIESGKVQ; this comes from the coding sequence ATGTTTAAAAAGTCGCTAATGTTATTAGCCTGTCTAATGTCTTTTGGCTTTGCCGCAAACATGGATGCAAATAAATCTGACGCTTTAAACCTTAATGTTGTAAAAAACATTAAAGTTGCTCACAAAATGTCAGACTTATCAAAAAGCTGTGTTGAGTGCCACGCTAAAGAGACACCCGGCATAGTTGCCGATTGGAAAAATAGTCGCCACGCTCACGTTGGCGTAAGTTGTATGGATTGCCACTCTGTAAATGCAGATAATCCTATGGCTTCAGTTAAGGTGCATCCAAAAGATTCTAACAACCATGTTTCAATGCTAGTTAGCCCAAAAACTTGTGCTAAGTGTCACGAAAATGAGGTTGAAGAATCTGTTAAGAGTGGTCACGCAAGAGGTGCTATGCAAATGTATGCTAACCCTGCGATGGTAAAACTAATGTATCACTATGAAGGTATGGATCATCCAGAATACAAAATGGCTCCAGACGCTACTGGTTGTACACAGTGCCACGGAACCGTCATCAAACTAGACGCTGATCACAAACCTACAAAAGAGACTTGGCCAAACTATGGTATAGGCAATGTTTATCCAGATGGTGGCGTAGGTAACTGTAAATCATGTCACAGCGCGCACACATTTAGCATAGCTGAAGCTAGAAAACCAGCTGCTTGTGCATCTTGCCACCTTGGACCTGATCACCCAGATATTGAGATCTTTAACAACTCAATGCACGGACATATCTATAATAGCGAAGCTCACAAATGGAATTTTGATGCTGCTCCTGATACATGGGATGTACCAGACTTTAGAGCTCCAACTTGTGCAGCTTGCCACATGAGTGGTGTTGGTGAAACAACAACAACTCACAACGTTTCAAGAAGACTAAAATGGAACCTATGGGGCATCAGCAGTAAGCTAAGAACAGCTGGTGATGAACAAGCTGCTGTTGTTTACGAAAAAACTGGCAAACTAACCATAGGAACACCTCTAGCAGGTCATCCAAATGGACCAGAAGCAGCAAGAGCTGAGATGAAGCTAGTTTGTAAAGTTTGCCATACATCAACTCATACAGATAACTTCTTCATTATGGGTGATAAGCAAGTAGAGCTTTATAACGTTTACAGTGCTGAAGCAACTAAGATGCTTGAAGAGTTGAAAGCTAAAAACCTACTACTAGAAGATGCTTGGTCAGATGAATTCCAAGATGTCTATTATCATATGTGGCACCATGAAGGTCGTCGTATGAGACAAGGCGCTCTAATGGGTGGTCCTGACTATTCACACTGGCATGGTGTATTCGAAGTTAAGAACGACATTAGAAAACTTCGCAAAATCTATAAAGAAAGAATTGAGTCTGGCAAAGTCCAGTAA